The following proteins come from a genomic window of Miscanthus floridulus cultivar M001 chromosome 2, ASM1932011v1, whole genome shotgun sequence:
- the LOC136516101 gene encoding hydroxyproline O-galactosyltransferase GALT6-like gives MRRPSGAGAPCRHRAMQVLVAVSLAYALAVLLLESPLVSTSLPGAGASAGASRKLHLDGAWEGAGRAAPVRPAKHPHRETLSADAGRGRARRLAGIVSGLELRHLNSTRSGSLRKVAAEAAESGARVFSDLEALATALASSRDSSGEEEKSKCPHSIVLSGDEFRERGRTVELPCGLTLGSYITVAATPHQAHPERDPKITMLREGEEPIMVSQFMMELQGLKTVDGEDPPRILHFNPRLRGDWSGKPVIEQNTCYRMQWGTPLRCEGWRSRADEETVDGLVKCEKWIRDDEGRSEESKTSWWLNRLIGRAKTVSVDWPYPFVEDRLFVLTLTAGLEGYHVNVDGRHVTSFPYRTGFVLEDATGLSLNGDLDVQSVFAGTLPTTHPSFSPQKHLEMLPSWQAPHLPDEPVEIFIGILSAGNHFAERMAARKTWMSAAQKSSNVVARFFVALHGRNEVNVELKKEAEFFGDIVIVPFMDSYDLVVLKTIAICEYGVHVLSARYIMKCDDDTFVRLDSVMAEVKKIQNGVSLYIGNMNYHHKPLRDGKWAVTYEEWPEEDYPIYANGPGYVISSDIADSILSEFLNHKLRLFKMEDVSMGMWVERFSNTRFVKYVHSVKFCQFGCIDDYYTAHYQSPRQMLCLWDKLQAGKAQCCNMR, from the exons ATGCGGAGGCCGTCGGGGGCCGGCGCACCGTGCCGCCACCGCGCGATGCAGGTGCTCGTGGCGGTCTCCCTCGCCTACGCGCTCGCCGTGCTGCTCCTCGAGTCGCCGCTCGTGTCCACGTCCCTGCCCGGGGCGGGGGCGTCCGCCGGGGCGTCGCGGAAGCTCCACCTCGACGGCGCGTGGGAGGGCGCGGGGCGAGCCGCGCCGGTGCGCCCCGCGAAGCACCCGCACAGGGAGACCCTCTCGGCGGACGCGGGGCGGGGACGGGCGCGCCGGCTGGCGGGGATCGTCTCTGGCCTCGAGCTACGCCACCTCAACTCCACCCGCTCCGGCTCGCTCCGCAAGGTCGCCGCCGAGGCCGCCGAGTCAGGGGCCCGCGTGTTCTCGGACCTGGAGGCTCTAGCGACGGCCCTGGCGTCCTCGCGTGATTCGTCAGGGGAGGAGGAGAAGAGCAAGTGCCCGCACTCGATCGTCCTTAGCGGCGACGAGTTCCGGGAGAGGGGGCGGACGGTGGAGCTGCCGTGCGGGCTCACGCTGGGTTCGTATATCACGGTGGCCGCGACGCCGCACCAGGCGCACCCTGAGCGGGATCCTAAGATCACGATGCTCAGGGAGGGGGAAGAGCCGATCATGGTGTCGCAGTTCATGATGGAGCTGCAGGGGCTCAAGACGGTGGACGGCGAGGATCCGCCTAGGATTCTCCACTTCAAcccccgcctccgcggcgactggAGCGGCAAGCCGGTGATCGAGCAGAACACCTGCTACCGCATGCAGTGGGGCACTCCGCTCCGTTGCGAGGGCTGGAGGTCCCGTGCCGACGAGGAGACTG TGGATGGGTTGGTCAAGTGTGAGAAGTGGATTCGGGATGATGAAGGGCGGTCGGAGGAGTCAAAAACGTCATGGTGGCTGAACCGGCTCATTGGCCGCGCAAAGACCGTCTCCGTTGATTGGCCATACCCATTCGTGGAGGACCGCCTGTTTGTTCTAACTCTCACTGCTGGATTGGAGGGTTACCATGTGAATGTTGATGGACGGCATGTGACATCATTTCCATACCGCACT GGATTTGTTCTTGAGGATGCTACTGGCTTATCATTGAATGGGGACCTTGATGTGCAATCAGTGTTCGCGGGGACTCTGCCCACCACACATCCTAGCTTTTCTCCACAGAAACACCTAGAGATGTTACCCAGCTGGCAGGCCCCTCACCTTCCAGACGAACCAGTTGAGATTTTCATCGGTATCCTGTCAGCAGGCAACCATTTTGCTGAGCGTATGGCTGCGAGAAAGACATGGATGTCTGCTGCCCAGAAGTCGTCGAATGTTGTGGCCCGGTTTTTTGTTGCCCTG CATGGCAGAAATGAAGTTAATGTGGAGTTGAAAAAGGAGGCTGAGTTTTTCGGGGACATTGTTATTGTGCCATTCATGGATAGCTATGATTTGGTTGTTCTTAAGACAATTGCCATATGCGAGTATGGG GTCCATGTTCTATCTGCTAGATACATAATGAAGTGTGATGATGATACTTTTGTTAGACTTGATTCAGTAATGGCTGAAGTGAAGAAAATCCAGAATGGTGTAAGTCTCTATATAGGGAACATGAATTACCACCACAAGCCGTTGCGCGATGGGAAATGGGCTGTTACTTATGAG GAATGGCCAGAAGAGGATTATCCCATCTATGCAAATGGTCCTGGATATGTTATATCCTCTGACATCGCAGATTCCATTCTATCagaatttttaaaccataaattAAGG CTGTTCAAAATGGAGGATGTGAGCATGGGCATGTGGGTCGAGCGGTTCAGCAACACCAGATTTGTTAAATACGTCCACAGCGTCAAGTTTTGTCAATTCGGATGCATAGATGATTATTACACTGCACACTACCAATCACCGAGGCAGATGTTGTGTTTGTGGGACAAGCTGCAGGCTGGAAAAGCCCAATGTTGCAATATGAGATAG
- the LOC136537798 gene encoding LOW QUALITY PROTEIN: uncharacterized protein (The sequence of the model RefSeq protein was modified relative to this genomic sequence to represent the inferred CDS: inserted 1 base in 1 codon) translates to MRALARTASLLRRAAGSAPTTAAQHHHHPPPDVGSCLAKNLPGFFFNGYSTLLAPPSEVLXPPELLSSRTVWTPDRELGQYEDLVARVTNFHNEDKGFMVLDGDVFDVPIRKDIVHRVVRWQLAKRQQGTHSTKTISEVSGTGRKPYKQKGTGRARHGTLRGPQFRGGATMHGPKPRSHAIKLQKKVRRLGLKIALSARTAEGKLLVFEDLEVPSHKTKNIVQYIRQMDDTKKVLLVDGGDIDKKLKLATQNLHYVNVLPSIGLNVYSILQHDTLVMTRAAINRIVERMHTPINR, encoded by the exons ATGCGGGCCCTCGCGCGCACCGCGTCGCTGCTCCGCCGCGCCGCGGGGTCCGCGCCCACTACGGCGgcgcagcaccaccaccacccgccGCCGGACGTAGGCTCCTGCCTCGCGAAG aatctgccaggttTCTTTTTCAATGGGTATTCTACTCTTTTGGCTCCACCAAGTGAAGTGC TTCCACCAGAACTTCTTTCTAGCAGGACTGTGTGGACACCAGATCGGGAGCTTG GGCAGTATGAAGACCTGGTAGCTAGGGTTACAAACTTCCATAATGAGGACAAGGGCTTCATGGTTTTGGATGGTGATGTTTTTGATGTTCCAATTAGGAAGGATATTGTTCATCGGGTAGTAAGGTGGCAGCTTGCTAAAAGACAGCAG GGGACACACTCAACTAAAACTATCAGTGAAGTGAGTGGCACTGGAAGAAAGCCGTACAAGCAAAAAGGAACTGGAAGAGCACGGCATGGCACACTGCGTGGTCCCCAG TTCCGCGGTGGTGCAACCATGCATGGGCCTAAACCACGAAGCCATGCAATCAAGCTGCAGAAGAAAGTACGGCGGCTGGGGCTTAAGATTGCCTTGTCTGCTCGAACTGCAGAGGGGAAG CTCTTGGTCTTTGAGGACTTGGAAGTCCCTAGCCACAAGACAAAAAACATTGTGCAATACATTAGACAGATGGATGATACAAAGAAGGTtctgttggtggatggaggcgaCATTGATAAGAAGCTAAAGCTGGCTACTCAAAACCTTCACTACGTTAATGTACTTCCTTCCATA GGCCTCAATGTTTACAGTATCCTCCAGCATGACACCCTTGTAATGACTCGGGCCGCTATCAACAGAATCGTTGAGCGGATGCATACCCCCATCAACCGCTAG